In a genomic window of Coffea eugenioides isolate CCC68of unplaced genomic scaffold, Ceug_1.0 ScVebR1_2934;HRSCAF=4059, whole genome shotgun sequence:
- the LOC113757305 gene encoding IAA-amino acid hydrolase ILR1-like 4 produces MGVSRWVFLIYSLLVIPPNPIGCLSSKEISEIPVSFLNFAKKAEVFDWMVGIRRRIHENPELGYEEFETSKLVREELDKMGIPYKYPVAVTGVVGFVGSGEPPFVALRADMDALAMQEMLEWEHKSKNPGKMHACGHDAHVAMLLGAAKILQEHREILKGTVVLVFQPAEEGGGGAKKMIDAGVIENVKAIFGLHVKPDLPVGEVESRPGSLLAGSGFFEAVISGKGGHAAIPQHSIDPIVAASNVIVSLQHLVSREADPLDSQVPLSLSPRLRTPTYRCIQVLYRMNVSS; encoded by the exons ATGGGTGTTTCCAGATGGGTTTTCTTGATATATTCTCTTCTAGTGATTCCACCAAATCCCATTGGTTGTTTGAGTTCAAAGGAGATTTCAGAGATTCCAGTAAGTTTTCTCAATTTTGCCAAGAAAGCTGAGGTCTTTGATTGGATGGTTGGTATTAGGAGAAGGATTCATGAGAATCCTGAGCTGGGCTATGAAGAATTTGAGACTAGTAAGCTTGTAAGAGAAGAATTGGATAAGATGGGGATTCCTTATAAGTATCCTGTTGCTGTTACTGGTGTGGTTGGATTTGTTGGTTCAGGAGAGCCTCCTTTTGTTGCCTTAAGGGCTGATATGGATGCACTTGCCATGCAG GAAATGCTGGAGTGGGAGCACAAGAGCAAAAATCCTGGGAAGATGCACGCTTGTGGACATGATGCACACGTTGCAATGCTACTCGGTGCTGCAAAGATTCTACAAGAGCATCGCGAAATTTTGAAG GGAACAGTTGTTCTTGTCTTCCAACCAGCTGAAGAAGGAGGTGGAGGGGCAAAGAAAATGATAGATGCAGGGGTGATAGAAAATGTCAAAGCCATCTTTGGTCTCCATGTCAAACCTGACTTGCCTGTGGGTGAAGTGGAAAGCAGACCTGGTTCTTTGTTGGCTGGAAGTGGCTTTTTTGAAGCTGTAATAAGTGGAAAAGGTGGTCATGCTGCGATTCCTCAGCACTCTATAGATCCAATAGTAGCAGCATCCAATGTGATTGTGAGTTTACAACATTTAGTTTCCCGAGAAGCTGATCCTCTTGACTCTCAGgtacctctctctctctccccccgaTTGCGCACGCCCACATATAGGTGTATCCAGGTTCTTTACAGAATGAATGTGTCATCGTGA